The Raphanus sativus cultivar WK10039 chromosome 6, ASM80110v3, whole genome shotgun sequence sequence tagaaaatttcttTCACTGCACACAACTAATAGATGGGAACTTGAATCCCAAGTTCTACCACAATCAGCATCATTTATTTCCAAAGCTTATTCTTTACCACTCGTTTCTATGTACACTTCAGTTCATAATAGTTAATATTATATCTACAATCTCCTGTCATAAGCAGTACATACTTCATCTGTTTTTGGGAATAATGTTTTCCCCATCTCATCTCTTGCATGCAAATTTCTACACACAAGAAGCTACTTTTACCATGCTTTTGCTCACAGTGAGAAACTTGATATAAGAGCATCGTTCAAGACCCCCTATCGCCTCCTGCACAAGTTAAGGCCCACATTCCAAGCCCATTTATGTACTTTCAACTTATATTCGTCGGTCGATATTGATTACGAAACccattggaaaataaaaatataaaataaacaaaagactAAAGGGCCCAACCGGGTTCGAACCGGTGACCTATTGATCTGCAGTCAATTGCTCTACCACTGAGCTATGGACCCTCGTTGATTAAGACTGTATTTAAAGTTATATTACCATTAAATAATAATCACACGTTTAGAGCTTCTGTAAGCTTGAAGGAGACATGGGAAGTTCTTACATTCCCTGAGCATACGAGAAAAGGGCAGTGCAGGCAACTGGCATTTCACAGTCTACGAAGATGCAGTTTTATGGCGGTTTATATAGGTGAAAACCGTTGCAGTTTCACCACCCTTCTTGTCCGTCCATAAACATGAATAAGAAAAGCTACAGCGGTCGTTTGAAAGTTATTACTAAAGTACTGTAAATAAAAGCCACAGCGGTCGTAGTTTTTTCCATCACATCGTTTAATATAAATCCCGTTAAGCTTTTATTGTTTACATCtattgaaagaaagaaaagaaccCAACAAACTTTTCTATCTTTGCAGTAAAAGCCGATGAAAATTCTTCCTATGTACATGTCTGTGTCCTTGTCTTATGCTTGATGGATGATCTTCCACATGCCAGTTCTGTATCCCACAGACATCAAAGCAAGCTCCCAAACCATGTTGGGAATGCTCAGCATACTCACTTTAGACCCCGGGATTTCAGACCACTTCACAGAGATCTCAAGCATTGGAATATTAAAACGCTTGCACAGGAACACCAACTCAACATCAAAGCACCACCTGCTCGCAGAGTCAGGTTCTATTATTAGTTTATACTGTTAGTTTATCATTATCTATTTCATTGTACATACATACCTTTTCAGATGGATGTTTGTGAATAGTCTTCTAGCAGCAGCTCTAGTAAACATCTTGAACCCACACTGGAATAAGACATGTCTCCAGTGAAACAAAGCGCTATTAAGAGataaatgagattttttttttaaaaaaacgcAACCTGTGTATCTCGGATTCCAGAACCAGCAGCCAACAGAACCACGAGATGGAAACCTTTCATCAAGAAGTTGCGATACCATTTCCTCTGAAAATTTGAGCAAATCTTTAGGTACATGGTATATATGTACATAAACAAAGAATGATACTGAATCTAGAACTTAACTGTAGCAATAGCTTTCTCCTCAAGATGAGCACGAGAACCAAATGCACACACTTGCACATCACCTATCCTAAAATCCGAATGCTTTGACGTTGTTGGATCTCTGATTGAATGCTCTTCTCTAGCTACTGCAAGGATCTGCAAGATATGATCACAGAAAAGATCAggaaaaaaaatgtaacaaagTTTCTACAGACTGTCTTGAAATTTTTCAATAGGGGAAGCAAAAAACCTGGTTTTCAAGTTTTTCGAGGTCAGTTACTTTAGTAGCTCCATCAGCATCCAACATGAGAAGCAGCTCACCACGAGAATGCAACATTCCCTATTTCAATGctttcaggaaaaaaaaagtaagaaagcTTCCATTAGCATTAAAAATCCTATTCAGTCACGGCTACTACTAGGAGTTTGAGTTGAACTCACTTTTCTAATAGCTTCTCCTTTCCCTTGGTTCTTCCCGAGTGGTATGACCCTTACGTTGTCAACTGTGTACTTTCTAACGAAATCAAAAGCTACTCTTTTTGTTCCATCCACGCTTCCATCATCAACAATCACCACCtacaaagagaaagaagactccactcatgcatatataattaattataggGACGAGAACATTGTAAAAGCTCATTCAGACCATATCTCAAATAGAGTTACCTCATAAGAAAAGCTCTTATCCCGTGATGCACGACCTTGAAGGTAACTGCAAATAAAAGGCGAGAATTACTATTTAATgtgcattaaaaaaaagaaaaagacttaAGCTATGCTCAAGTATTAACTTACTCCATAGTTTCCTGTAGAGCAGAAGGAAGTCTCTGCTCTTCATTGAAAGCCGGAACAATTAATGACAAATACTTCTCCGCAGGGTCTGAGATCTGAGGGCATCGAACAACCTACATTACatgatataatattaataatcaaAAGCTCCTCTCTTTACACGTTGTATTAGGCCAATACGACTCAAAGGCACGACCTTTTGCTTAGTTCCATTAAATGTAACCAACTGATTCAGACAGTACCTGTTTTAAGGATGTCGGATCCTCGATTGTAGCAGTCTCGACAGAACTGAGAAACCCCCAAATCCAAGATCGATTAAAAAGACATCTATAGAAAGAAGCAAATCGAAAATAAATACGATTAGAAGCGTACACGTGACTGTGTCTTCTTCTCCAAGCTTCAGAAACGACGACGGAGAAGACGATCAGCAGCAGCGTGAGGCCGAGCTCCGCTACTGTTAACACAAATTCCATTCCCCAGATTctttagatctctctctctctcttttgctaAAGTTTAGTGCTTTAAGTTTGATTGGTTGCAGACCTTCCACTGAGGTCAAACCATTCCGGTTTGACTTTTGTGATTGCGACATCCATTTAGTTTTTGGTtctgtttttaacttttaagcaATGTCTTTTTAACAAACCGGATACCTATACCGAAATTGCGTTCGTCTAACCGTATTGAATGAACGAAGCTCGTGTCTGCATGTTGATCTCAAATTCAGAACATGTGCCACCAGGTGAGATTGGCTTACAATCAATACCTTGGCTACACACCCAATCAATATTGGCTAATCAAAAGACCTAACGTTAACGTTGGACATTTCTTTTCGAAAAACAACATTCAAATAGTAAGGAAAATCAGTATAagttgtaaagaaaaaaaaactgtgttCACCTAATTATTTTTCTGATATTAACATTTTTGACTAGCATCATTTTGATAatgatattaataaaaataataattacatcATTTGTTTAATTGATATCACTTTATATAGTAAACTCAGTTGTGTTAAAGTGATACCaattagaataaattaaatcaatttATTGAACTGATGCGAAATTAGTTGATATTAACATCCGTTATTATAAGTAATgctaaattatttatttttaatctatttttgattcatttataaataattgatttataataatGTCATTTAGTTTTGTGTAATAcaattcattatatttttcttttataggaGCACAGCTACAAAGGTTCTAATCACAGTACTAACTAGTTTCCATATGTATGGATCCGTCTTCCATGTTTTGTATAACGCATGTACTAGTGCTTGGGTTGGTAGTAGTGACGACACCACTACCGCTGAAATTACAAGCATCTTCCGAGCCACCTTTGCTTTGGTAATAAACGTTCATGATGAACGACGATCGGgtcttcatgttgttgttgtcaaAACATATACCACCAGGTGAGATGTTCTTACAATCAATACCTTGGCTACACACCCAATCAATATTCGCTTGTAGTTGTGCGTCTGTCGCTTCTTGTTTCGCCACACACCATTTTTCACTACTACTTGGTGGTGGACTTGTTTCACCACCTCGTAAAACCCCAACATTATAAACCGGAGAAAAGTCAGGTTTGAATAGTCCCCAATTTTTCTCAGCGGTACCAGATTTACCATCCTCATTGAACAATGCGAATATGTAGATATCGATGTGGCGATTAGGCATAAGAGGTGTCCCTATATTTTGTGCACGCTTGATGATGTTAAGGTTGTAGTTTTCTGCATTTTGAGGTGTGCACCATGCAGCGTCACAAGCGCTAGGCCAACCAGTTTCTCCTACGGCAATATCTACATCGCCATAGCCGAGAGCATTCATAGCTGAATAGGTTGCATCCATGACTGAATCGAACATGTTGTTATAGGTGTGTTCTGTTTTAGTATCCGTTATAGCATTTGACGGACCAAATATAGCGTAATTGACATTGTTCGGGTCCATCATAAAATAAGGGTAGGCGCTGATCATGAATGGGGACTTGGCTTGGCGATTGAACTCCAAGATCTTAGcaaaaaaatctttttgatCGTCGTTAAATCTGCTCTGGCTTGGTGCGTTTAGGTTATAGCCTACGGTAAACGCATGTGGCGTTGTCACCTAAAATCAATTTACACAATGATGAAATTAACATTAGTACTTGTCAATCTATAACAATGAGGCTTTTTGCTCGTCATTAAATCTGCTCTCGCTTGGTGCACCTAACTAATATCCTACGGTAAACTCAAGTGGAGTGGTCGCCTAAAACAAGTTATACAATGATGAATTTAGCACATTAACAGTGTGTCTTCAAAGTATCCATATTTTACCAGGAGCTGCTATCTCTACTGATAAAACTTTTTGTCCTAGGGGTAGAGGTACTAAACTCGAGTCTAAGAAGCTGCAGAgaagaaatttaaaaacatgCTCTTGTTTctggttcaaaaaaaaagtatgtgtAGCAGTTCGAACTTCttgaattcaattttttttaatgtttttctaatatataaccGGTTTTCCGAACCAAATCCATACTAATTCTCAAAGATTTTGGAATGTTTAAATCAGTTAGGGTGGTCTACCTAATTAAAATGGATATAAGGATCTTCCTCCATAGAAACGATATTCTGGATAGACAAGTGAAATATTGATCTATgaccctaaattttaaaaataatttacaagaACATAAACTTCCAgatttgtaaaaaaaactaaaaattcttattaagatttttatacctctcaaaatttcaaaatcgaCCTTATTTCTAATTTCATGATGAAGTTTATTATTCTAACACATATTGAATTTGGTATATATTATGATGATTACTACTAGAAATTGGATCATATCACGGTTATAGAAAATTAACCTTCATATCTGGTAGACCGGAAATGTTCAAAGCTTTGTGAAGACTTTGCATTGCCGGAATAAGATTTGAGATCAAGTTATTGTCTTTAGTAAGAAGAATCTCGTTCCCAACACAGATGTATTTGATCTTAGTTTGTTGGTGAAATGGCAAGACATTGGCAGCGACCCATTGACGAGCATTTTCAACGTTGGCCATTGCTGGAATGTTACCGTTAGGGACCATAATGGTGACGTTTATTCCAGTCCCTGCTAGGGCTCGGAGGATGTCAGGATTCGCATCATAGATCTTGACACTGTCAAAAatggtttttgttttgatgaAGTCCACCACTTGCTGCGGCGGTGGAAGGTTCCCCAATGTTCCATAGTTGACACCTATGGCAGATGCCACTGATGAGAGTAGGAAGATCACAACCGAGGCTATGAGGAGAGAAGGGAGACTAAAAAAATGTGGTGTGGTCGCCATTGTTTGTTTGAAGGAAAGAACTTGGATGATAACATTAGGCTAAGCATATGtaagtatttatattattaaaactgaagtatttttaaaaaataatcattttttcGTCCCAACAATTTCAATTTCTGCCACTAAATTGataactattaattaattaatcacaaattttattttgttagattcttctcTATCCAAACTTTTCAAAGTCAATTAATTTaccataaattatttattatgttaGATTCTTCTATAACCAAACATACTAgacgaaaatatatttattaatatacataATATGGAATAATATATTAGATACATGTTGACTTTATATTCTTCTTGATCTTTTCAGGTTTCTCTATATTCATCTTAATCTTGTAgagcttttcttatttttgtattttaataatcTCGATATAATCGATCTTTCCTATCTCCCAATAATTTTAAACTAACTTTCATATCTGATAGACTGGAACCTTCAAAGCTTCGTAAAGACTTTGCATTGAAGAAATAAGATTTTAGATCAAATTATTGTCTTTAGTAAGAAGAATTTCATTCATAACACAGATGTATTTGATCTAAGTTTGTTGGTGAAATGGCAAAACATTCACAGCGAGACCAATTTCCGAGCATTTTCAACTTTGGCTATTGCTGGAATTTTACTGTTAATCTAAGGATATTTAggtatttatattaatgttgaATTAGGTGATTATTCTGTATTCATGCAcggatatatatttatttataaattaaatatattatactaagttattgatattttacttttgattttaagttattttttataatttgtatatataatttaaactatAATATTATACTGTTTTAATTAGACATGTCACATGTGATTtcgaatatatattatatagtcaGTCTGGttatcatttgggtatattAAATTGCATATATTTCTCTGAATTCAATTATAATacttttgtaaataaattaaaattttgattgattgttttatttgcatttaggttggttATTGTCtcaaatatgtaattatattttagttatgtataatatatatatatatatatatttgagaatgaaacaaaataataaaataaaataaactaaagtgtttaatttaaaattacacAAATTATTATGGCGGTAGTAATTTAAAATCTcatgtatatatgtaatttttttaaaataagtaaatattttatttcgattttttaaTATGAGTTGAATCATCTAGTAGTTTAAaggtataaaataaataaaatattgttataaaaatattctgttattatattagtttatttagTTAGATCTTCTATTTCAGATATAATAAATTAGATTAGTTGAATTACTCTTTTTGAGTATATTGAGCTacatatattcttataaattCAAATTGAAGCATAATTGTGTGCATTCTAATTAAtccaaatcaatttttattttaagtataaataattttagtttttaaaatatcaaaaaaaataaaccgaTGATCAATAGAAAGTTTCATAAATGAATACAActgatatattttgaaaatataatttatggtTCTTAAAACTATCCTAAGGGaaggtttttattttcttaatatcaataatatgtttatgaactttaatttttatgaaatcacattatatataaatatatttcttttatataataaaatagatagataaaaataaaatatttttattacttggacagtatattttattttgattaaatttatgttttaaagcaaatattttttgtaatatcaagattatttttgtgaaaataattttttatgaaatcatattatatataaatatattttggttttcaaattcgttttaaaaatatataaacgttcatttttattatatacattatttataaaaaggaaactagaccaaaaagataattaaaagaaaaggtaaataaaattagtaatgatatttaaatgtaatatttttaattcattaaagatatatatttaattaacaCTCATAAGAACTAAAGTCAGTGCGATAGATAAAAAgttgatttttcaaataatattacaatGATTTCAATTttgcttttaaaatttataaatgttttctttttattgtataaattattgaatttatttttgaaatattcaaGTCTTTTTTAATTGAACATATGAAAGACAGCTAATCTATATAAGACGATCTGAAATGTGATATAATCAGTGGCGGAGGGAGGTAGAGAGGAAGGAGGGTAGCTGCCTCCTATGAAATAttggtttttgtttattttcatcGATAACTCGAAATTTATATGGTTTAGATGGTAAATTTTCTACTTTTGCcaagtttaaatttaatattgccTCCTGTGAAACTTTTGTCTGGCTCCACCACtggatataatatatatagaagaactGACCGGAAATAAATCGTGCAACATTGAATAGTAGAATATATCAGTATGTAGAATAGAGTTGGCTTCGATATAATGGGAAACACATGTgtacatatatcatatatgtattattatttatttgcaaTGCGTATATCTACTTTATGAATTAGTGAAAACACTATTAAGGAATTAAATAGAATTATATAATTTGGATCTTTATTATGTACACATAGATTagcttatatatttatatattgtctATAGCCTCCATAATCTTAGAACCGAGTAAAGACTTACCACCAGGAACTATGCAACTGGCCCACTGCCTTGCCATCTTGCTGAATAGAGAGCAGAATTATATCCTGAGAGTCTTAGAGTTTTGCAAGATAAAACCTGATTGAGCTTGCGTGacatatatataccatatatctCAGAGTGACGGTCTTGTTCCTTTATAGTAAGCATCAGAGTTTCGTGCTGAGGCATATAGTTGAGAAACTGCAAGCACATACACATTTATCTAATTCAACAAAACAATGGGCTTTACTTTCATTACTTATGAGCCTGTGGTTATATTACTGGCCACGACCCAAAGCAAATTGTTTTAACATCCTCATGTTTTCCACAGTCGCACTAGAGAAACCCAACATTGGGTCACACGAGACGCGACCAACATATTTGACAACTGTGCGTAACAACACCCCCTTCGTTTCCACCCTTGATAATAAAAGGGATGGACAAGCTAGTTCTCTCTAATATCCGATTAAACTACATGTGTGTTTTGAATCTTTGGATCATTGGAAGATCATAGTCATGCACAAGAGTTCATAGTCATGCATGTATAtcaaaaaatttgtttgaaatCAACTGTCTTAGCTGTCACAACAATGAAATATCAAATTTAACAACCAAAgataatacacatatatattttctaacctCACACgaaatatagatataatatatatgtaagagtctaagagaaaacaaacaacaaattaataatctctCAAATATTATATAATCGGAGCAGATGGTAACTTTTTTAGGGAAAAAGAAGTTCTCGTTAGCTAGTGTGTGTGGAAGACAAGACACGGCAAGTGAAAAGAGTACATCCGTACGTAAAGAGTGTCCAACCCGTGTCGAGAAATATTTAGAAGAAATAGTCTTACTTAATAAAATATGGATTTGGTCAATTTACGAAAAGAAAAGTCTTACGAAACAACACCAAATAGACAACGACGTCCAAAACAATACGCGACTCATAACCACAAAACTTACCTCCCAAGTCAAACCTTATATTCATATTAATGGATGCGTGATTATGACTTCTTAAACTATATTTTGTATGATCATATTGATAAAGATATAAACTTAGAGAGATTTCTTAAACGTTTTACTCTTATTTTGCTTGCCTTCTTACACTCACATTACAACTCTTTTTATACAGACCTTGAGAACAATCTAGATCCTATCCACAGCTTTACACAGCTGTCATAGATCAGTCACACAAAGGATCAAATCTGTTACAGAGAGAGAGCGTCTCCTTTTCCGTACTCGAGCTCGTCTTCttcctcaacgtctctctttgTTTTGTCTTACTCTGTTTCTGCTCTGGGCccgtcatcttcttcttttcttcgtGGCCCATTGGGCTGTCCTTACTTACATTCCCCCTCAAACTCGTGTCGGGTGTAGCAGAGACACCGAGTTTGTCTCGTAAGCCCATGAACATTTGTCTTGACAGCGACTTCGTGAATATATCTGCTAGCTGAGCTCTCGATGATATATGCTTAGTCTCGATGAAACCAAACGCTACCTGCTCCCTTATGTAATGGTAGTCTGTTTGGAAGTGTTTTGAACGTCGATGGAGAGCCGGGTTCGCAGACAGATAGACAGCCGACAAGTTATCGCAATGCACAACTGTAGCTTGATATTGAGGGATCTTGAGGTCACGAAGTAAGTTGGATACCCACGTGAGCTCCCGTGCAGTTGTGGTGAGAGCTCTGTACTCTGCTTCCGTCGAGGAGTGGGAGACAGAGTCTTGTCTTTTCGCAGACCACGAAAGGATAGTTGATCCCAAGAATATACAAAAGCCAGCAGTTGAGCGTCTCGTGTCTTTACAACCTGACCAGTCGCTGTCGCAGAAGGCGGTGAGAGTCATGTTGGGATCGTTTGTAATAGACAGACCAGCT is a genomic window containing:
- the LOC108808793 gene encoding glucan endo-1,3-beta-glucosidase — its product is MATTPHFFSLPSLLIASVVIFLLSSVASAIGVNYGTLGNLPPPQQVVDFIKTKTIFDSVKIYDANPDILRALAGTGINVTIMVPNGNIPAMANVENARQWVAANVLPFHQQTKIKYICVGNEILLTKDNNLISNLIPAMQSLHKALNISGLPDMKVTTPHAFTVGYNLNAPSQSRFNDDQKDFFAKILEFNRQAKSPFMISAYPYFMMDPNNVNYAIFGPSNAITDTKTEHTYNNMFDSVMDATYSAMNALGYGDVDIAVGETGWPSACDAAWCTPQNAENYNLNIIKRAQNIGTPLMPNRHIDIYIFALFNEDGKSGTAEKNWGLFKPDFSPVYNVGVLRGGETSPPPSSSEKWCVAKQEATDAQLQANIDWVCSQGIDCKNISPGGICFDNNNMKTRSSFIMNVYYQSKGGSEDACNFSGSGVVTTTNPSTSTCVIQNMEDGSIHMETTNIDWVCSQGIDCKPISPGGTCSEFEINMQTRASFIQYG
- the LOC108809009 gene encoding uncharacterized protein LOC108809009, which codes for MEFVLTVAELGLTLLLIVFSVVVSEAWRRRHSHVSVETATIEDPTSLKQVVRCPQISDPAEKYLSLIVPAFNEEQRLPSALQETMDYLQGRASRDKSFSYEVVIVDDGSVDGTKRVAFDFVRKYTVDNVRVIPLGKNQGKGEAIRKGMLHSRGELLLMLDADGATKVTDLEKLENQILAVAREEHSIRDPTTSKHSDFRIGDVQVCAFGSRAHLEEKAIATRKWYRNFLMKGFHLVVLLAAGSGIRDTQCGFKMFTRAAARRLFTNIHLKRWCFDVELVFLCKRFNIPMLEISVKWSEIPGSKVSMLSIPNMVWELALMSVGYRTGMWKIIHQA